One stretch of Micromonospora cremea DNA includes these proteins:
- a CDS encoding SEC-C domain-containing protein, with amino-acid sequence MPTKDILTKADLAELRRSALGMANPLGVAAEIAEAVEQDRLDDPDDAGDVLTLAAEIAEIRGRSDAALRYAERALAAYPSGDDPRAGFARALRARTLFQAAGREDEAMAELTALRPLLLVQPDAPAYVSAALDSGGRSAIAERWLSEAVDTLLGERAAAAGAPAQAITAVEPAVEVGPPESPGVLFFLLQQRHRVRRDLNLPHDRHDDLADRLESQLVRRAAQREGDQSDLLFWPRAEFDRLLAEHPDLTEVYGPDWDAHRARLEKALVRLANAGGTGLGVLTATVAGLDAHANRRNGDPTDPQTRAGYAGELAARPEARIPWPPERNDPCWCGSGLKYKKDCLPRSRS; translated from the coding sequence GTGCCGACGAAAGACATACTCACCAAGGCCGACCTCGCCGAACTTCGCCGCTCGGCGCTCGGGATGGCCAACCCGCTCGGTGTCGCCGCCGAGATCGCCGAGGCGGTGGAGCAGGACCGGCTGGATGATCCGGACGACGCCGGGGACGTGCTGACCCTGGCCGCCGAGATCGCCGAGATCCGGGGAAGATCAGATGCCGCGCTCCGGTACGCGGAACGTGCCCTGGCGGCGTACCCGTCGGGGGACGACCCCCGGGCCGGGTTCGCCCGAGCGTTGCGGGCCCGGACCCTGTTCCAGGCCGCCGGCCGGGAGGACGAGGCGATGGCGGAGCTGACCGCGCTTCGCCCGCTCCTGCTCGTTCAGCCCGACGCCCCCGCGTACGTGAGCGCGGCGCTGGACTCCGGTGGTCGTTCGGCGATCGCGGAGAGGTGGTTGAGCGAGGCGGTCGACACCCTGCTCGGCGAGCGCGCCGCCGCCGCCGGAGCACCGGCGCAGGCCATCACCGCCGTCGAGCCCGCGGTCGAGGTCGGCCCGCCGGAATCGCCCGGTGTCCTCTTCTTCCTGCTGCAACAGCGACACCGGGTACGCCGGGACCTCAACCTGCCGCACGACCGCCACGACGATCTGGCGGACCGGCTGGAGTCGCAGCTCGTCCGTCGGGCGGCGCAGCGGGAGGGTGACCAGTCGGACCTGCTCTTCTGGCCCAGGGCCGAGTTCGACCGCCTACTGGCCGAACACCCCGACCTGACCGAGGTGTACGGGCCGGACTGGGACGCGCACCGGGCCCGGCTGGAGAAGGCGCTGGTCCGGCTGGCGAACGCCGGCGGGACCGGTCTGGGCGTACTCACCGCGACGGTGGCCGGCCTGGACGCCCATGCCAACCGACGCAACGGCGATCCGACCGACCCGCAGACCCGGGCCGGCTACGCCGGCGAGCTCGCGGCCCGACCCGAGGCGCGAATTCCCTGGCCACCGGAGCGCAACGACCCCTGTTGGTGCGGGTCGGGCCTGAAGTACAAGAAGGACTGCCTGCCACGCTCCCGTAGCTGA